One window of the Periophthalmus magnuspinnatus isolate fPerMag1 chromosome 17, fPerMag1.2.pri, whole genome shotgun sequence genome contains the following:
- the LOC117385672 gene encoding leucine-rich repeat-containing protein 30-like: MGGKLSRLSGKELDDVRDKQRRKSTLRPDDQTLSSAAERIRRHATVHFGFSTLSLAMRGLDEPPTELWELRELQKLNLSMNCLCSLPPALGSLDNLVILNLWGNNLSSLPPEIGLLKKLRVLFACRNRLSEVPEELGSCMCLEVLSLANNQIASLPNSLGSMQNLTKLNLSHNRISIIPTCVYNMKRLVFLHLACNRLETIADQIQDLVNLKILIVEGNSLHSLPKTICLLESLELLNVDFNDLQSVPVEMYLLNRLGRLACHPLDKGLHIVHNPLLKPIQEVLQGGLSALYNYLKPS, translated from the coding sequence ATGGGAGGAAAGCTGTCTCGTCTGTCGGGTAAGGAGTTAGATGACGTTCGGGATAAGCAAAGACGAAAGAGCACCCTACGACCAGATGATCAGACTTTGTCATCAGCAGCTGAGCGAATTCGCCGCCACGCAACCGTCCATTTTGGGTTCAGCACGCTTAGCCTAGCCATGCGCGGTTTGGACGAGCCCCCCACGGAGCTTTGGGAACTCCGAGAACTCCAGAAACTAAACTTGTCCATGAACTGCTTGTGTTCCTTGCCCCCTGCACTTGGCTCTCTGGACAATCTGGTCATTCTTAACCTCTGGGGCAACAATCTGTCCAGTTTGCCCCCCGAGATTGGACTTTTGAAGAAACTGCGAGTGCTTTTTGCCTGTCGGAACAGACTCAGCGAAGTGCCAGAGGAGCTGGGGTCGTGCATGTGCTTGGAGGTCCTCAGCTTGGCCAATAATCAGATCGCTTCCCTGCCCAACAGTTTAGGCTCCATGCAAAATCTGACCAAACTCAACCTCAGCCATAATCGAATTTCCATTATCCCGACTTGCGTTTACAACATGAAACGCCTTGTATTCCTGCACCTCGCCTGCAACAGACTGGAAACCATTGCGGACCAGATTCAAGATTTGGTGAATTTAAAGATACTAATTGTAGAAGGAAATAGCTTGCATTCACTTCCCAAGACTATCTGCCTGCTGGAGTCGTTGGAGTtgttaaatgttgattttaatgaTTTGCAAAGTGTCCCGGTGGAGATGTACTTGCTGAATCGGCTGGGGAGGTTGGCCTGTCACCCTCTGGATAAAGGACTTCATATTGTTCATAATCCTCTGTTAAAGCCAATACAGGAGGTGCTTCAAGGAGGCCTAAGCGCATTGTATAACTACCTCAAACCCTCGTGA